From the genome of Plectropomus leopardus isolate mb chromosome 13, YSFRI_Pleo_2.0, whole genome shotgun sequence, one region includes:
- the gltpd2b gene encoding glycolipid transfer protein domain-containing protein 2, producing MGVKSKAAAAILVLLLFLGSLWLQGSLDYHWDSCLKGYNQGNTLHQLYNSSGADGAEGPQVIEGCPGQNFQVSLLLSHLVLAAPASSSDVLLQPYLSSWDELVKFMEALGPMVGLISKEIKTKTSIIRQLALLADADPEAELGPDVHSINSVGTEAGAKDKQEPLQHTGAYHSVRSMIWVELKRGLVDFKHQTDSGCRTLLRLHRALLWLKLFLEKLAETPVAGRLRSPSELCREAYKSTLAEHHTWFVRTAAEVAFTAMPERAFFFRLVCVQNQEEMSATLNRVVQALGEVYDRTQKALEENGMLDLP from the exons ATGGGCGTTAAGAGCAAGGCGGCTGCTGCTATCTTAGTCCTGCTGCTGTTCCTTGGCTCCCTGTGGCTCC AGGGGAGTTTGGATTACCACTGGGATTCTTGTTTAAAAGGATATAATCAGGGGAATACG CTCCACCAGCTGTACAACAGCAGTGGGGCCGATGGGGCTGAGGGCCCACAGGTCATAGAGGGGTGCCCTGGTCAGAACTTCCAGGTGTCACTGCTGCTCTCCCACCTGGTGCTGGCTGCACCGGCTTCCTCCTCTGACGTGTTGCTGCAGCCGTATCTGTCCAGCTGGGACGAGCTTGTGAA GTTTATGGAAGCTCTGGGCCCGATGGTGGGTCTGATATCCAAAGAGATAAAAACCAAGACCTCAATAATCCGCCAACTGGCCCTGCTGGCAGACGCGGACCCTGAAGCAGAGCTGGGCCCAGATGTACACTCGATAAACAGCGTGGGCACAGAAGCTGGAGCAAAGGACAAGCAGGAGCCTTTGCAGCACACTGGTGCCTACCACTCTGTGCGCTCCATGATCTGGGTAGAGCTGAAACGAGGACTGGTGGACTTCAAGCACCAGACGGACTCAGGATGCCGGACGCTTCTGCGTCTGCATCGCGCTCTGCTGTGGCTAAAGCTTTTCCTGGAGAAGCTGGCTGAGACACCAGTGGCCGGGCGGCTGAGGAGCCCCTCAGAGCTGTGTCGCGAGGCCTACAAGAGCACCCTCGCTGAACACCACACCTGGTTCGTCCGCACGGCCGCCGAGGTGGCCTTTACCGCCATGCCAGAGCGGGCTTTCTTCTTCAGGCTGGTGTGCGTGCAGAACCAAGAGGAGATGAGCGCAACGCTGAACAGAGTAGTCCAGGCTTTAGGAGAGGTTTATGACAGGACGCAGAAAGCCCTGGAGGAAAATGGCATGCTGGACTTGCCATAG